Proteins encoded in a region of the Labrus bergylta chromosome 9, fLabBer1.1, whole genome shotgun sequence genome:
- the zgc:66447 gene encoding SLAIN motif-containing protein-like isoform X1: MVVPDSASVVPQPDPGSPNGLLESSDPGCQEEVDDGQDLAGVELEEVRKLQELVRRLEVQNETLRTRGSKTIINRGSSGNGNLTAAVNINETQTCEGMTNSNLRLEHSGSTDFELLTPQDSSSGEDMSPLPVANRLEEVEEDEKGPCGGFLTLTCSNGGGMSLGQSQTPESPSQGSYESETLAESDSGVDQTALDEVDVLDLEDECAEIEDEDSWLYVSPKKQVADQGPESPLKWCRQALDHRSPETEMACRTLISRLDQSSRWRNMYSSPSAEGGSASGLISPGYHKSTNKSLLTCGSSGVTSMQSALSSQSSIDSELSTSDDSISMGYKLQDLTDVQIMARLQEESLRQDYASSSASVSRRSSTASLQSLRRGGTYSDQEFDSYSLEDEEDEFCSMPQRRHRFTPSPLGSPRCLSPSTSNHGQEYNSRLAAPRTRTPRRSLQGPSAELLKFAKSEEELRHSMPNLAPRTSLRSLEAVRNSRSMEANLQSSGNRMSRLPHSPSTGMASSRLRSNGQSPLSLRAPVKAVTPMAAGRQASRSLPVVQAPPAERGRRVQSPGSANSGAYIPGRASTGAGRPAVGRGQAAPSASTRSKLSQPTRRSLGMTKISDESWKDGCY, translated from the exons ATGGTGGTCCCGGACAGTGCCAGTGTGGTCCCACAACCCGACCCTGGCAGTCCCAATGGCCTCCTGGAGAGCTCCGATCCTGGGTGCCAGGAGGAAGTGGACGATGGTCAAGACCTGGCAGGGGTGGAGTTGGAGGAGGTCCGAAAGTTGCAGGAGCTCGTTCGGAGGTTGGAGGTCCAGAATGAGACCCTGCGCACCAGGGGGAGCAAAACCATTATCAACAGAGGTTCCAGCGGGAACGGCAACCTCACAGCTGCTGTCAATATCAACGAGACGCAGACCTGCGAAGGGATGACCAACTCCAACCTCAGATTGGAGCACAGTGGCAGCACAGACTTTGAGCTGTTGACCCCACAGGACAGCAGCAGCGGAGAAGACATGTCCCCCCTGCCCGTGGCCAACAGGCTGGAGGAAGTAGAAGAGGATGAAAAGGGTCCGTGCGGGGGCTTTCTCACCTTGACCTGCAGCAACGGAGGGGGAATGTCGCTGGGGCAAAGCCAGACGCCAGAGAGCCCCTCTCAGGGAAGTTATGAGTCAGAGACACTTGCGGAGAGCGACTCAGGGGTCGACCAAACCGCACTGGATGAGGTGGATGTCCTAGATTTGGAGGATGAGTGTGCAGAAATTGAGGACGAGGACAGTTG GTTGTACGTGTCACCCAAAAAGCAAGTGGCAGATCAAGGCCCAGAGTCTCCATTGAAGTGGTGTCGGCAGGCTCTCGACCACCGCAGTCCAGAGACGGAAATGGCTTGTCGGACCCTTATCAGCCGCTTGGACCAAT CGTCTCGATGGAGGAACATGTACAGTAGCCCGTCAGCAGAGGGAGGCTCAGCATCAGGCCTGATCTCTCCTGGGTACCACAAATCAACTAACAAATCCCTACTAACCTGTGGCAGCTCAG GTGTCACTAGCATGCAGTCAGCGCTGAGCTCCCAGTCCTCCATAGACAGCGAGCTCAGCACATCAGATGACTCCATCTCTATGGGCTACAAGCTGCAGGACCTCACTGATGTCCAGATTATGGCTCGCCTGCAGGAAGAAA GTCTGAGGCAGGATTATGCTTCCAGCTCAGCGTCTGTGTCACGCCGCAGCTCGACAGCCTCCCTGCAGTCCTTGCGCCGTGGTGGCACATACAGCGATCAGGAGTTTGACAGTTACAGCCTGGAGGACGAAGAGGACGAGTTTTGCTCCATGCCCCAGCGACGACACCGCTTCACCCCTTCGCCCTTAGGCTCACCCAGGTGCCTGTCTCCCTCCACCTCCAATCACGGTCAGGAATACAACAGCAGACTCGCTGCACCACGCACAAGAACACCCAGAAGATCTCTCCAGGGCCCAAGTGCAGAGCTGCTGAAATTTGCCAAGAGTGAGG AGGAGTTGAGGCACAGCATGCCTAATTTGGCCCCCCGCACCAGCCTACGTTCCCTGGAGGCAGTCAGAAACAGCCGCAGCATGGAGGCTAACCTCCAGAGCTCTGGCAACCGCATGTCCCGCCTTCCACACTCCCCCTCCACAG GGATGGCTTCTAGTCGGCTGCGTAGCAATGGTCAGTCCCCTCTCTCCCTGCGGGCTCCAGTTAAAGCCGTCACTCCCATGGCAGCTGGTCGTCAGGCTTCCAGGAGTCTGCCAGTTGTTCAAGCACCACCTGCAGAAAGGGGTCGCAGGGTCCAGTCCCCGGGGTCTGCCAACAGTGGAGCCTACATACCTGGAAGGGCCTCCACTGGGGCGGGGAGACCTGCGGTGGGCCGAGGACAGGCTGCACCATCAGCATCCACCAGGAGTAAACTTTCACAGCCTACGAGGAG GTCTTTGGGAATGACCAAAATCTCTGATGAATCCTGGAAAGATGGCTGTTACTGA
- the zgc:66447 gene encoding SLAIN motif-containing protein-like isoform X2, whose amino-acid sequence MVVPDSASVVPQPDPGSPNGLLESSDPGCQEEVDDGQDLAGVELEEVRKLQELVRRLEVQNETLRTRGSKTIINRGSSGNGNLTAAVNINETQTCEGMTNSNLRLEHSGSTDFELLTPQDSSSGEDMSPLPVANRLEEVEEDEKGPCGGFLTLTCSNGGGMSLGQSQTPESPSQGSYESETLAESDSGVDQTALDEVDVLDLEDECAEIEDEDSWLYVSPKKQVADQGPESPLKWCRQALDHRSPETEMACRTLISRLDQSSRWRNMYSSPSAEGGSASGLISPGYHKSTNKSLLTCGSSGVTSMQSALSSQSSIDSELSTSDDSISMGYKLQDLTDVQIMARLQEESLRQDYASSSASVSRRSSTASLQSLRRGGTYSDQEFDSYSLEDEEDEFCSMPQRRHRFTPSPLGSPRCLSPSTSNHGQEYNSRLAAPRTRTPRRSLQGPSAELLKFAKSEEELRHSMPNLAPRTSLRSLEAVRNSRSMEANLQSSGNRMSRLPHSPSTGMASSRLRSNGQSPLSLRAPVKAVTPMAAGRQASRSLPVVQAPPAERGRRVQSPGSANSGAYIPGRASTGAGRPAVGRGQAAPSASTRSKLSQPTRR is encoded by the exons ATGGTGGTCCCGGACAGTGCCAGTGTGGTCCCACAACCCGACCCTGGCAGTCCCAATGGCCTCCTGGAGAGCTCCGATCCTGGGTGCCAGGAGGAAGTGGACGATGGTCAAGACCTGGCAGGGGTGGAGTTGGAGGAGGTCCGAAAGTTGCAGGAGCTCGTTCGGAGGTTGGAGGTCCAGAATGAGACCCTGCGCACCAGGGGGAGCAAAACCATTATCAACAGAGGTTCCAGCGGGAACGGCAACCTCACAGCTGCTGTCAATATCAACGAGACGCAGACCTGCGAAGGGATGACCAACTCCAACCTCAGATTGGAGCACAGTGGCAGCACAGACTTTGAGCTGTTGACCCCACAGGACAGCAGCAGCGGAGAAGACATGTCCCCCCTGCCCGTGGCCAACAGGCTGGAGGAAGTAGAAGAGGATGAAAAGGGTCCGTGCGGGGGCTTTCTCACCTTGACCTGCAGCAACGGAGGGGGAATGTCGCTGGGGCAAAGCCAGACGCCAGAGAGCCCCTCTCAGGGAAGTTATGAGTCAGAGACACTTGCGGAGAGCGACTCAGGGGTCGACCAAACCGCACTGGATGAGGTGGATGTCCTAGATTTGGAGGATGAGTGTGCAGAAATTGAGGACGAGGACAGTTG GTTGTACGTGTCACCCAAAAAGCAAGTGGCAGATCAAGGCCCAGAGTCTCCATTGAAGTGGTGTCGGCAGGCTCTCGACCACCGCAGTCCAGAGACGGAAATGGCTTGTCGGACCCTTATCAGCCGCTTGGACCAAT CGTCTCGATGGAGGAACATGTACAGTAGCCCGTCAGCAGAGGGAGGCTCAGCATCAGGCCTGATCTCTCCTGGGTACCACAAATCAACTAACAAATCCCTACTAACCTGTGGCAGCTCAG GTGTCACTAGCATGCAGTCAGCGCTGAGCTCCCAGTCCTCCATAGACAGCGAGCTCAGCACATCAGATGACTCCATCTCTATGGGCTACAAGCTGCAGGACCTCACTGATGTCCAGATTATGGCTCGCCTGCAGGAAGAAA GTCTGAGGCAGGATTATGCTTCCAGCTCAGCGTCTGTGTCACGCCGCAGCTCGACAGCCTCCCTGCAGTCCTTGCGCCGTGGTGGCACATACAGCGATCAGGAGTTTGACAGTTACAGCCTGGAGGACGAAGAGGACGAGTTTTGCTCCATGCCCCAGCGACGACACCGCTTCACCCCTTCGCCCTTAGGCTCACCCAGGTGCCTGTCTCCCTCCACCTCCAATCACGGTCAGGAATACAACAGCAGACTCGCTGCACCACGCACAAGAACACCCAGAAGATCTCTCCAGGGCCCAAGTGCAGAGCTGCTGAAATTTGCCAAGAGTGAGG AGGAGTTGAGGCACAGCATGCCTAATTTGGCCCCCCGCACCAGCCTACGTTCCCTGGAGGCAGTCAGAAACAGCCGCAGCATGGAGGCTAACCTCCAGAGCTCTGGCAACCGCATGTCCCGCCTTCCACACTCCCCCTCCACAG GGATGGCTTCTAGTCGGCTGCGTAGCAATGGTCAGTCCCCTCTCTCCCTGCGGGCTCCAGTTAAAGCCGTCACTCCCATGGCAGCTGGTCGTCAGGCTTCCAGGAGTCTGCCAGTTGTTCAAGCACCACCTGCAGAAAGGGGTCGCAGGGTCCAGTCCCCGGGGTCTGCCAACAGTGGAGCCTACATACCTGGAAGGGCCTCCACTGGGGCGGGGAGACCTGCGGTGGGCCGAGGACAGGCTGCACCATCAGCATCCACCAGGAGTAAACTTTCACAGCCTACGAGGAGGTGA
- the LOC109994530 gene encoding solute carrier family 25 member 53-like, whose protein sequence is MAESHDQNLHEKGPGDSRAPFQAFLHGGISSLVSALPALVVFPVYKTIFRQQLHNTPVHLAVAQLYKEGPVKLYRGVVPPLLMRTLNGTLLFGLQENLLHQLSLSSQNALSASARSALAGFGAGIVEAMVFTPFERVQNVLQNGQNDHHVPTMKSVLVRLRSEKLAIGFYRAFLPITARNALGSSLYFGLKGPVVAVLKGQGVPPMISSFISGAVTSMAISLALYPLSVLVANMQAQVGPREGKGVIACWRMLWTSRQRSVALLYRGGSLVILRSCITWGITNAIYESQQKPSG, encoded by the coding sequence ATGGCAGAAAGTCATGACCAAAACCTGCATGAGAAGGGTCCTGGGGACTCCAGGGCTCCTTTCCAGGCCTTTCTACATGGAGGGATCTCCAGCTTGGTATCAGCCCTCCCCGCTCTTGTCGTCTTCCCTGTCTACAAAACTATTTTCCGTCAACAACTCCACAACACCCCAGTTCACCTGGCAGTGGCACAGCTCTACAAAGAGGGTCCAGTAAAGCTCTACAGGGGCGTGGTCCCTCCTTTGCTGATGAGAACACTGAATGGTACACTGCTCTTTGGCCTCCAGGAAAACCTCCTCCATCAGCTCTCCCTGTCATCCCAAAATGCCCTCTCTGCCTCTGCCAGGTCTGCTCTGGCTGGTTTTGGAGCAGGTATTGTGGAAGCAATGGTTTTTACCCCCTTTGAGCGTGTCCAGAATGTGTTGCAAAATGGCCAAAACGACCATCATGTGCCCACCATGAAGAGTGTTCTTGTGAGGCTGAGGTCAGAGAAACTTGCTATAGGGTTCTACAGAGCCTTCCTGCCTATCACTGCCCGCAACGCTCTGGGCAGCTCCCTCTACTTTGGCCTGAAGGGTCCTGTAGTTGCTGTCTTGAAGGGACAGGGGGTCCCTCCAATGATCTCCTCCTTCATATCAGGGGCCGTGACCTCCATGGCAATCAGCCTGGCTCTCTACCCACTGTCTGTCCTGGTGGCAAACATGCAGGCACAGGTGGGGCCAAGGGAAGGAAAAGGGGTCATAGCATGTTGGAGGATGCTGTGGACATCTCGGCAGCGGAGTGTAGCTCTGCTGTACCGAGGAGGTTCTCTGGTTATTCTGAGATCATGCATCACCTGGGGAATCACTAATGCCATTTATGAAAGCCAGCAGAAACCTTCCGGCTGA
- the prps1b gene encoding ribose-phosphate pyrophosphokinase 1 isoform X2 encodes MPNIKIFSGSSHPDLSQKIADRLGLELGKVVTKKFSNQETCVEIGESVRGEDVYIVQSGCGEINDNLMELLIMINACKIASASRVTAVIPCFPYARQDKKDKSRAPISAKLVANMLSVSGADHIITMDLHASQIQGFFDIPVDNLYAEPAVLKWIKENIPEWKNCTIVSPDAGGAKRVTSIADRLNVDFALIHKERKKANEVDRMVLVGDVTDRVAILVDDMADTCGTICHAADKLISAGATKVYAILTHGIFSGPAISRINNACFEAVVVTNTIPQEEKMKHCPKIQVIDISMILAEAIRRTHNGESVSYLFSHVPL; translated from the exons ATGCCGAATATCAAAATATTCAGTGGTAGTTCACATCCTGATCTGTCGCAGAAAATAGCAGACCGACTTGGTCTCGAGCTGGGGAAGGTTGTTACGAAGAAATTTAGCAACCAAGAGACATG CGTGGAGATAGGAGAGAGTGTACGTGGGGAAGATGTCTACATAGTGCAGAGTGGCTGTGGGGAGATCAATGACAATTTGATGGAGCTGCTGATCATGATCAACGCCTGCAAGATTGCCTCTGCCTCCAGGGTCACGGCTGTCATCCCCTGCTTCCCATACGCCCGTCAAGACAAGAAGGACAAG AGCCGTGCTCCTATCTCTGCCAAGCTGGTGGCCAACATGTTGTCTGTGTCAGGCGCTGACCATATCATCACTATGGATTTGCACGCCTCACAGATACAG ggatTCTTCGATATACCTGTTGACAACTTGTATGCAGAGCCAGCTGTACTGAAGTGGATTAAAGAGAACATACCAGAGTGGAAAAATTGCACCATCGTCTCACCTGATGCTGGAGGAGCAAAAAG GGTCACTTCAATAGCAGACAGGCTGAATGTGGACTTTGCTCTTATccacaaagagaggaaaaaggcaAATGAGGTGGACCGCATGGTTCTTGTTGGAGATGTGACGGATCGGGTTGCCATACTTGTAGATGACATGGCCGATACATGTGGCACAATCTGCCATGCTGCTGACAA ACTTATTTCTGCAGGTGCAACCAAGGTGTATGCAATCCTAACCCATGGCATCTTCTCTGGCCCTGCTATATCACGGATAAACAATGCATGCTTTGAGGCTGTGGTGGTCACTAATACAATCCCTCAGGAGGAGAAGATGAAGCATTGTCCAAAAATACAG GTTATAGACATCTCCATGATCCTTGCAGAGGCCATCCGCAGAACTCACAACGGCGAGTCTGTGTCCTATCTCTTCAGTCACGTCCCCTTGTAA
- the prps1b gene encoding ribose-phosphate pyrophosphokinase 1 isoform X1 has translation MPNIKIFSGSSHPDLSQKIADRLGLELGKVVTKKFSNQETCVEIGESVRGEDVYIVQSGCGEINDNLMELLIMINACKIASASRVTAVIPCFPYARQDKKDKVGSRAPISAKLVANMLSVSGADHIITMDLHASQIQGFFDIPVDNLYAEPAVLKWIKENIPEWKNCTIVSPDAGGAKRVTSIADRLNVDFALIHKERKKANEVDRMVLVGDVTDRVAILVDDMADTCGTICHAADKLISAGATKVYAILTHGIFSGPAISRINNACFEAVVVTNTIPQEEKMKHCPKIQVIDISMILAEAIRRTHNGESVSYLFSHVPL, from the exons ATGCCGAATATCAAAATATTCAGTGGTAGTTCACATCCTGATCTGTCGCAGAAAATAGCAGACCGACTTGGTCTCGAGCTGGGGAAGGTTGTTACGAAGAAATTTAGCAACCAAGAGACATG CGTGGAGATAGGAGAGAGTGTACGTGGGGAAGATGTCTACATAGTGCAGAGTGGCTGTGGGGAGATCAATGACAATTTGATGGAGCTGCTGATCATGATCAACGCCTGCAAGATTGCCTCTGCCTCCAGGGTCACGGCTGTCATCCCCTGCTTCCCATACGCCCGTCAAGACAAGAAGGACAAGGTGGGG AGCCGTGCTCCTATCTCTGCCAAGCTGGTGGCCAACATGTTGTCTGTGTCAGGCGCTGACCATATCATCACTATGGATTTGCACGCCTCACAGATACAG ggatTCTTCGATATACCTGTTGACAACTTGTATGCAGAGCCAGCTGTACTGAAGTGGATTAAAGAGAACATACCAGAGTGGAAAAATTGCACCATCGTCTCACCTGATGCTGGAGGAGCAAAAAG GGTCACTTCAATAGCAGACAGGCTGAATGTGGACTTTGCTCTTATccacaaagagaggaaaaaggcaAATGAGGTGGACCGCATGGTTCTTGTTGGAGATGTGACGGATCGGGTTGCCATACTTGTAGATGACATGGCCGATACATGTGGCACAATCTGCCATGCTGCTGACAA ACTTATTTCTGCAGGTGCAACCAAGGTGTATGCAATCCTAACCCATGGCATCTTCTCTGGCCCTGCTATATCACGGATAAACAATGCATGCTTTGAGGCTGTGGTGGTCACTAATACAATCCCTCAGGAGGAGAAGATGAAGCATTGTCCAAAAATACAG GTTATAGACATCTCCATGATCCTTGCAGAGGCCATCCGCAGAACTCACAACGGCGAGTCTGTGTCCTATCTCTTCAGTCACGTCCCCTTGTAA